In a single window of the Octopus sinensis linkage group LG1, ASM634580v1, whole genome shotgun sequence genome:
- the LOC115218884 gene encoding phosphatidylinositol N-acetylglucosaminyltransferase subunit Q: protein MSDAMDCTWKVFIPHSLPYHKDGYLVGRIWSQEQLIYIVGVIRLEDFNDKDNWSFCCNVADNQESLPTLKVVGVWNSHKNSKVDQEKFYHLFQTGWLELKMLNRRSLSARVYTNSSRNGFFCCTCVLFDPNDLQKSYFIQESITAHKNDSEYCQSDTIPSAVVKIVQDVCQNADDIAHLEENHRMTSYFHKSPCLKSSCLDIILTLFISPIKFISSLFVFKNTNKYIDKVLFTSAFARVMKMKHSQIELQTKKDEKSPLKKLCYLDLGYRQIMDSLLGILCLFLLSSLTSPQDIASLILYWTKTTVISLSSILQWLMGSPAGLKLNSQLNGFLGSFFKYNIYVWTTYLTVILEPILATFLQCSLFSGIFGFSLQLSLLQDIVSLMALHIYCFYVFASRFYYFQVYTLSSLWRLFCGKKWNVLRHRLDTASNDIDHLFVGTLFFTVLLFLLPTTAVYYSLFTLLHLVILLFHTFVTSITDWVINVPIYSMMQWLIRAKSVAGMLFLFTSVFLQP, encoded by the exons ATGTCTGATGCAATGGATTGTACATGGAAAGTTTTTATACCTCACAGCTTGCCTTATCATAAGGATGGCTATTTAGTTGGCCGCATCTGGAGCCAAGAACAACTAATTTATATTGTTGGGGTTATACGTTTAGAAGACTTCAATGATAaag ATAATTGGAGTTTTTGCTGTAATGTTGCTGACAATCAAGAAAGTTTACCAACATTAAAGGTTGTTGGTGTCTGgaattctcataaaaattcaaaAGTTGACCAAGAGAAATTTTACCACCTTTTTCAAACAGGATGGTTAGAATTGAAGATGTTAAACCGCAGATCACTAAGTGCCCGAGTCTACACAAATTCTTCCAGAAATGGGTTCTTTTGTTGCACATGTGTCCTTTTTGATCCAAACGATCTTCAAAAGTCATATTTTATTCAAGAGAGCATCACTGCACATAAAAATGATAGTGAATATTGTCAATCAGATACTATTCCTTCTGCAGTTGTGAAGATTGTACAAGACGTCTGCCAAAATGCTGATGATATTGCTCATTTGGAAGAAAATCATAGAATGACAAGTTATTTCCACAAGTCTCCTTGTTTAAAAAGTTCTTGCCTGGACATTATTCTTACATTATTCATATCACCTATCAAATTCATTAGTTCCTTGTTTGTATTTAA gaataccaataaatatattgataaagttTTGTTTACTTCTGCATTTGCACGAGTTATGAAAATGAAACATTCTCAGATTGAATTGCAGACAAAGAAAGATGAAAAGTCACCTCTGAAAAAACTCTG TTACTTGGATCTTGGATATCGTCAGATTATGGATTCGTTATTAGGaattttatgcttatttttaCTGTCTTCGCTGACATCACCGCAAGATATTGCCTCTCTTATCCTATACTGGACAAAG ACCACTGTAATAAGTTTGTCAAGCATCCTGCAATGGTTGATGGGCTCACCTGCTGGTCTCAAGCTTAACTCACAGCTTAATGGGTTCTTGGGATCGTTTTTCAAGTACAACATTTATGTATGGACTA CATATTTGACAGTAATTCTTGAACCAATTCTTGCCACGTTTCTTCAGTGCTCTTTGTTTTCGGGGATCTTTGGTTTCTCTTTGCAACTTAGCCTTCTCCAAGATATTGTATCTTTAATGGCGcttcatatatattgtttctatgtttttgcttcACG gttTTATTATTTCCAAGTCTACACTCTTTCATCTCTTTGGCGTCTGTTTTGTGGCAAAAAATGGAATGTTCTCCGTCACAGATTAGATACAGCATCAAATGATATTGATCATCTATTTGTTGGGACCCTGTTTTTCAcagtacttttgtttttattgccaACTACAGCGGTGTATTACAGTCTTTTCACTCTG CTCCATCTAGTTATTCTTCTATTCCATACTTTTGTCACATCGATTACAGACTGGGTTATAAATGTACCTATTTATTCAATGATGCAGTGGCTCATAAGAGCAAAATCCGTTGCAGGTATGTTATTTTTATTCACTTCAGTTTTTCTTCAACCCTAG